The genomic DNA AAAAAAATCATCATGCACAAATCATTGCAAAGATAGAAGACCAAGAAGGTTTAAAAAACTTAGACGCCATCATTCGCGAGTCTGATGGGATTATGGTCGCACGCGGCGATTTGGGTGTTGAGATCGAAATCGAAGAGCTTCCCATTGTCCAAAGAAGGATCATCAAACGTTGCCAAGAAGAAGGCAAACGTGTGATTGTTGCGACTCACTTATTAGAATCTATGATTCAAAATGCATCTCCTACTAGGGCAGAGGTGACTGACGTTGCCAATGCCGTGTATGAAGAAGCAGATGCCATTATGTTATCCGGTGAAACTGCAATGGGAAAATTTCCTGTAAGATGTGTGGAGATGTTGGATAAAATTGCCCGCCGTATGGAGATGTCGATCAACCTAGGCCTTGCAGCACAAAGAAAACCGAAAGACCAAAAAGAAGAGATGGCTCGTTCTGCTGCCAATTTAGCCGATTCCATGCAAGCACATGCTATCATTGCAATCACCCGCCGGGGAATTACTGCCAATAATTTGGCATCGTTTCACCCGAAATATCCGATTGTACATGCGTTCACCAATATGACGTCCGTTAGACGGAAGCTTTGGCTGACAAGAGGGGTCATTCCATACCGAGTGGATTTTTCTTCTGATCCAGAAAAAACAATCAAACTTGCGATCCAAACTCTTGTGAATAATGGTTATCTCCAAATGGGTGAAAAGGTAGTCATTCTTTCTGATATCATTGCTGGTGAAGATCGAGTTGAAACCATTCAAGTCCGCGAAGTAAAATAACCTTCATGTTTATTCGGAATTCGATTTTTATGTTGGTAGTGATATCAACATGGATTTCCATTCCGCTTAATGCCGAAGAAAGAAGTTCTGATGTACCAGAATGGATTGGTGAATTTAAAAAATTAGACGAGAACGAACTGTCCAAAAAAAAAGAAGGTTGGTATGCAACCGGTCTTCCTTTGTTTGGAAACGATGCTGTGAATGGATCGGGGCTTGGGATACTCGCTAATATTTTTTATAACGGAACCAAATCAGACTCTTCTTTTAAGTACACTCCTTACGAACATTTGTTTTCTGTTGGAATTTACAGAACCAATCGTGGGACCCAAAATAATTATTTAGCTTGGGATGCCCCTTATTTTGCCGATACCGCTTACCGTTTGAGAGCTTAT from Leptospira congkakensis includes the following:
- the pyk gene encoding pyruvate kinase, translating into MPAIEQLRARKTKIVCTIGPATASKEMIRSLALAGMNIARINMSHGDHEFHRKIIRIIKSLNKDELHKQPISILLDTQGPEIRTGDVQNDLHLKVGETFTFHIIPGMEAEAQSVFVNYRDIVKDLKVGDKVTVDNGLINLAVQEIRENELVCTVLDGGKLGSRKHINLPGIRVNLPSITPKDLKDILFGLEEDIDFVALSFVRTPEDVIQLRGIIDEKNHHAQIIAKIEDQEGLKNLDAIIRESDGIMVARGDLGVEIEIEELPIVQRRIIKRCQEEGKRVIVATHLLESMIQNASPTRAEVTDVANAVYEEADAIMLSGETAMGKFPVRCVEMLDKIARRMEMSINLGLAAQRKPKDQKEEMARSAANLADSMQAHAIIAITRRGITANNLASFHPKYPIVHAFTNMTSVRRKLWLTRGVIPYRVDFSSDPEKTIKLAIQTLVNNGYLQMGEKVVILSDIIAGEDRVETIQVREVK